CAGCAAAATGTTCCACAGCTGCGGCAGCTCGTCCAGGCTGTATCGGCGCAGGAACCCGCCGAGGCGCGTGACGCGCGGGTCATCCACGACCTTGAACGTCGGTCCGCGGCGGTAGTTGTTGTTCTGGCGAAGCTCGGCCTTCAGGGCGTCGGCGTTGTTCACCATGGAGCGGAACTTGTAGCAGACGAAGCGGCGGCCCTTCTTGCCCACGCGCTCGGAGCAATACAGCACCGGCCCGCGTGAATCGAGTTTGATGAGCAAAGCAATGAGCGCCATCAGCGGCGCGGTCACAACCAGGCCGAAGGCAGCGACCGCGATGTCCATGGCGCGCTTGGCTGCCAGCCCCGCCCGCGGGATGGGCTCGCGGTGCAGCTCCATCGTGGGAAACTTCCCGATGTAGTCGATGGGCGCCTGCAGCCCCAGGCCGTCGAACAACTCCGGAATCACCTTCACGGCTACGCCGTGCTCCTGCGCTTCATTCACCAGGTTGCGGACGATCTGGCGCTCGGAGGGAATCGTCACCAGCACTTCGTCGACAAAGTGCGCGCGCACGATCTTTGAAAAGTCTTCAATCTTGCCCAGCAGGCGCGGGTCCTGATGGTGGTCCTGGTCGAGGAAGCCCTTCACGACGTATCCGAGCGGCTTGTTCTGCTCCAGGTGCGCGGCCAGAGACATCCCGACGCGCCCTGCGCCGACGATGATCACGTTGCGCGTGCCGCGTCCGGAGGCGACCCGGCGCTGGCCGATCTTCATGCGAATGGCGCGCCACCCCATCAGCGATCCCAGATCGATTCCGGCCGCGGTGAACACCGGCGCCAACAGGAAGGTCTGCTGACTCAGATAGAAGAAGAGCAGGACCACGCCCATCGCAATCGCGGTCGCATAGAAGATGGCCGCCAGATCGCCGAACATTCCCGAGCGCCGCGGCCGGATGTACAGGTGCAGCCCGCGCAAGGAAAGCACCAGCAGCGCCGAGAACAGCAGCAGCACAGCCGCCGTCTGCGGCGCCGG
The genomic region above belongs to Terriglobales bacterium and contains:
- a CDS encoding sugar transferase; translation: MSATAQEPARIPSPESSIDLLPHLIGQDVARQRDEFFVRTPRVARLLAFLLDLVIIGGAAAGTLAWFSLAPGGLHTHELPAPQTAAVLLLFSALLVLSLRGLHLYIRPRRSGMFGDLAAIFYATAIAMGVVLLFFYLSQQTFLLAPVFTAAGIDLGSLMGWRAIRMKIGQRRVASGRGTRNVIIVGAGRVGMSLAAHLEQNKPLGYVVKGFLDQDHHQDPRLLGKIEDFSKIVRAHFVDEVLVTIPSERQIVRNLVNEAQEHGVAVKVIPELFDGLGLQAPIDYIGKFPTMELHREPIPRAGLAAKRAMDIAVAAFGLVVTAPLMALIALLIKLDSRGPVLYCSERVGKKGRRFVCYKFRSMVNNADALKAELRQNNNYRRGPTFKVVDDPRVTRLGGFLRRYSLDELPQLWNILLGDMSLVGPRPHPLDDFEHYDLEHMVRLHVKPGLTGLWQVMARSDPSFEKNMALDLEYIENWTLALDMKILLRTLPAVLHGNGQ